In Megalops cyprinoides isolate fMegCyp1 chromosome 25, fMegCyp1.pri, whole genome shotgun sequence, a single window of DNA contains:
- the dyrk2 gene encoding dual specificity tyrosine-phosphorylation-regulated kinase 2 isoform X2, with protein MFREIMGKGGEVVCQLQSSPVIGVGGLRAGAGTDPPSPVTLPPLRNTNSITLGGNKHTMNEHLHTGNHQQIHVQQLFEENSNKRTVLTTQPNGLTAVGRPGLPLPERQQEGGHCRQGSSASLKSSDGKPKPVPMTPEQAMKQYMSKLTAFEHHEIFNYPEVYFTGPNAKKRAGVIGGSNNGGYDDDQGSYIHVPHDHIAYRYEVLKVIGKGSFGQVVKAYDHKTQQHVALKMVRNEKRFHRQAAEEIRILEHLRKQDKDAAMNVIHMLENFTFRNHICMTFELLSMNLYELIKKNKFQGFSLPLVRKFAHSILQCLDSLHKNRIIHCDLKPENILLKQQGRSGIKVIDFGSSCYEHQRVYTYIQSRFYRAPEVILGARYGMPIDMWSLGCILAELLTGYPLLPGEDEGDQLACVIELLGMPSQKLLDGSKRAKNFVSSKGYPRYCTVTTLPDGSVALTGGRSRRGKLRGPPGSKDWVTALKGCDDPLFLDFLKQCLEWDPALRMTPSQALRHPWLRRRLPKPPAGEKTTSVKRITEGSGAITSISKLPPTSGSASKLRTNLVQMTDANGNIQQRTVLPKLVS; from the coding sequence ctcGGAGGCAATAAGCACACGATGAACGAGCACTTGCACACGGGGAACCACCAGCAGATCCACGTTCAGCAGCTGTTCGAGGAGAACAGTAACAAGCGGACGGTGCTGACCACGCAGCCCAACGGGCTGACGGCGGTGGGGCGGCCGGGCCTCCCATTGCCGGAGCGACAGCAGGAGGGGGGCCACTGCCGGCAGGGGAGCTCCGCCTCCCTCAAGTCCTCCGACGGCAAGCCCAAGCCCGTCCCCATGACGCCCGAGCAGGCCATGAAGCAGTACATGTCCAAGCTGACGGCGTTCGAGCACCACGAGATTTTCAACTACCCCGAGGTCTACTTCACGGGCCCCAACGCCAAGAAGCGGGCCGGCGTCATCGGCGGCTCCAACAACGGCGGCTACGACGACGACCAGGGCTCCTACATCCACGTGCCGCACGACCACATCGCCTACCGCTACGAGGTGCTGAAGGTGATCGGCAAGGGCAGCTTCGGCCAGGTGGTGAAGGCCTATGACCACAAGACGCAGCAGCATGTGGCCCTCAAGATGGTGCGCAACGAGAAGCGCTTCCACCGTCAGGCGGCCGAGGAGATCCGCATCCTGGAGCACCTGCGCAAGCAGGACAAGGACGCGGCCATGAACGTCATCCACATGCTGGAGAACTTCACATTCCGCAACCACATCTGCATGACCTTCGAGCTGCTCAGCATGAACCTCTACGAGCTCATCAAGAAGAACAAGTTCCAGGGCTTCAGCCTGCCGCTGGTGCGCAAGTTCGCCCACTCCATCCTGCAGTGCCTGGACTCGCTGCACAAGAACCGCATCATCCACTGCGACCTGAAGCCCGAGAACATCCTGCTCAAGCAGCAGGGCCGCAGCGGCATCAAGGTGATCGACTTCGGCTCCAGCTGCTACGAGCACCAGCGCGTCTACACCTACATCCAGTCCCGCTTCTACCGGGCCCCCGAGGTGATCCTGGGCGCCCGCTACGGCATGCCCATCGACATGTGGAGTCTAGGGTGCATCCTGGCGGAGCTGCTGACAGGGTACCCCCTCCTGCCGGGGGAGGATGAAGGGGACCAGCTGGCCTGCGTCATCGAGCTCCTGGGCATGCCCTCCCAGAAGCTGCTGGACGGATCCAAAAGAGCCAAAAATTTCGTCAGCTCCAAGGGTTACCCCCGGTACTGCACCGTCACCACCCTGCCGGACGGCTCGGTGGCGCTGACGGGGGGGCGGTCGCGCAGGGGCAAGCTGAGGGGCCCCCCGGGGAGCAAGGACTGGGTCACGGCCCTCAAGGGCTGCGACGACCCGCTCTTCCTGGACTTCCTCAAGCAGTGCCTGGAGTGGGACCCCGCCCTGCGCATGACCCCCAGCCAGGCCCTGCGGCACCCGTGGCTCCGCAGACGCCTGCCCAAACCTCCCGCGGGGGAGAAGACCACCTCCGTCAAGCGCATCACAGAGGGCTCCGGTGCTATAACCTCCATTTCCAAATTACCTCCGACCTCGGGTTCAGCCTCCAAGCTGAGGACTAATTTGGTGCAAATGACTGACGCCAACGGGAATATCCAGCAAAGGACAGTGTTGCCAAAACTAGTCAGTTGA
- the dyrk2 gene encoding dual specificity tyrosine-phosphorylation-regulated kinase 2 isoform X3 yields MQACSFRKLGGNKHTMNEHLHTGNHQQIHVQQLFEENSNKRTVLTTQPNGLTAVGRPGLPLPERQQEGGHCRQGSSASLKSSDGKPKPVPMTPEQAMKQYMSKLTAFEHHEIFNYPEVYFTGPNAKKRAGVIGGSNNGGYDDDQGSYIHVPHDHIAYRYEVLKVIGKGSFGQVVKAYDHKTQQHVALKMVRNEKRFHRQAAEEIRILEHLRKQDKDAAMNVIHMLENFTFRNHICMTFELLSMNLYELIKKNKFQGFSLPLVRKFAHSILQCLDSLHKNRIIHCDLKPENILLKQQGRSGIKVIDFGSSCYEHQRVYTYIQSRFYRAPEVILGARYGMPIDMWSLGCILAELLTGYPLLPGEDEGDQLACVIELLGMPSQKLLDGSKRAKNFVSSKGYPRYCTVTTLPDGSVALTGGRSRRGKLRGPPGSKDWVTALKGCDDPLFLDFLKQCLEWDPALRMTPSQALRHPWLRRRLPKPPAGEKTTSVKRITEGSGAITSISKLPPTSGSASKLRTNLVQMTDANGNIQQRTVLPKLVS; encoded by the coding sequence ctcGGAGGCAATAAGCACACGATGAACGAGCACTTGCACACGGGGAACCACCAGCAGATCCACGTTCAGCAGCTGTTCGAGGAGAACAGTAACAAGCGGACGGTGCTGACCACGCAGCCCAACGGGCTGACGGCGGTGGGGCGGCCGGGCCTCCCATTGCCGGAGCGACAGCAGGAGGGGGGCCACTGCCGGCAGGGGAGCTCCGCCTCCCTCAAGTCCTCCGACGGCAAGCCCAAGCCCGTCCCCATGACGCCCGAGCAGGCCATGAAGCAGTACATGTCCAAGCTGACGGCGTTCGAGCACCACGAGATTTTCAACTACCCCGAGGTCTACTTCACGGGCCCCAACGCCAAGAAGCGGGCCGGCGTCATCGGCGGCTCCAACAACGGCGGCTACGACGACGACCAGGGCTCCTACATCCACGTGCCGCACGACCACATCGCCTACCGCTACGAGGTGCTGAAGGTGATCGGCAAGGGCAGCTTCGGCCAGGTGGTGAAGGCCTATGACCACAAGACGCAGCAGCATGTGGCCCTCAAGATGGTGCGCAACGAGAAGCGCTTCCACCGTCAGGCGGCCGAGGAGATCCGCATCCTGGAGCACCTGCGCAAGCAGGACAAGGACGCGGCCATGAACGTCATCCACATGCTGGAGAACTTCACATTCCGCAACCACATCTGCATGACCTTCGAGCTGCTCAGCATGAACCTCTACGAGCTCATCAAGAAGAACAAGTTCCAGGGCTTCAGCCTGCCGCTGGTGCGCAAGTTCGCCCACTCCATCCTGCAGTGCCTGGACTCGCTGCACAAGAACCGCATCATCCACTGCGACCTGAAGCCCGAGAACATCCTGCTCAAGCAGCAGGGCCGCAGCGGCATCAAGGTGATCGACTTCGGCTCCAGCTGCTACGAGCACCAGCGCGTCTACACCTACATCCAGTCCCGCTTCTACCGGGCCCCCGAGGTGATCCTGGGCGCCCGCTACGGCATGCCCATCGACATGTGGAGTCTAGGGTGCATCCTGGCGGAGCTGCTGACAGGGTACCCCCTCCTGCCGGGGGAGGATGAAGGGGACCAGCTGGCCTGCGTCATCGAGCTCCTGGGCATGCCCTCCCAGAAGCTGCTGGACGGATCCAAAAGAGCCAAAAATTTCGTCAGCTCCAAGGGTTACCCCCGGTACTGCACCGTCACCACCCTGCCGGACGGCTCGGTGGCGCTGACGGGGGGGCGGTCGCGCAGGGGCAAGCTGAGGGGCCCCCCGGGGAGCAAGGACTGGGTCACGGCCCTCAAGGGCTGCGACGACCCGCTCTTCCTGGACTTCCTCAAGCAGTGCCTGGAGTGGGACCCCGCCCTGCGCATGACCCCCAGCCAGGCCCTGCGGCACCCGTGGCTCCGCAGACGCCTGCCCAAACCTCCCGCGGGGGAGAAGACCACCTCCGTCAAGCGCATCACAGAGGGCTCCGGTGCTATAACCTCCATTTCCAAATTACCTCCGACCTCGGGTTCAGCCTCCAAGCTGAGGACTAATTTGGTGCAAATGACTGACGCCAACGGGAATATCCAGCAAAGGACAGTGTTGCCAAAACTAGTCAGTTGA
- the dyrk2 gene encoding dual specificity tyrosine-phosphorylation-regulated kinase 2 isoform X1: MLTKKPCAAVYPTGKGGEVVCQLQSSPVIGVGGLRAGAGTDPPSPVTLPPLRNTNSITLGGNKHTMNEHLHTGNHQQIHVQQLFEENSNKRTVLTTQPNGLTAVGRPGLPLPERQQEGGHCRQGSSASLKSSDGKPKPVPMTPEQAMKQYMSKLTAFEHHEIFNYPEVYFTGPNAKKRAGVIGGSNNGGYDDDQGSYIHVPHDHIAYRYEVLKVIGKGSFGQVVKAYDHKTQQHVALKMVRNEKRFHRQAAEEIRILEHLRKQDKDAAMNVIHMLENFTFRNHICMTFELLSMNLYELIKKNKFQGFSLPLVRKFAHSILQCLDSLHKNRIIHCDLKPENILLKQQGRSGIKVIDFGSSCYEHQRVYTYIQSRFYRAPEVILGARYGMPIDMWSLGCILAELLTGYPLLPGEDEGDQLACVIELLGMPSQKLLDGSKRAKNFVSSKGYPRYCTVTTLPDGSVALTGGRSRRGKLRGPPGSKDWVTALKGCDDPLFLDFLKQCLEWDPALRMTPSQALRHPWLRRRLPKPPAGEKTTSVKRITEGSGAITSISKLPPTSGSASKLRTNLVQMTDANGNIQQRTVLPKLVS; the protein is encoded by the coding sequence ctcGGAGGCAATAAGCACACGATGAACGAGCACTTGCACACGGGGAACCACCAGCAGATCCACGTTCAGCAGCTGTTCGAGGAGAACAGTAACAAGCGGACGGTGCTGACCACGCAGCCCAACGGGCTGACGGCGGTGGGGCGGCCGGGCCTCCCATTGCCGGAGCGACAGCAGGAGGGGGGCCACTGCCGGCAGGGGAGCTCCGCCTCCCTCAAGTCCTCCGACGGCAAGCCCAAGCCCGTCCCCATGACGCCCGAGCAGGCCATGAAGCAGTACATGTCCAAGCTGACGGCGTTCGAGCACCACGAGATTTTCAACTACCCCGAGGTCTACTTCACGGGCCCCAACGCCAAGAAGCGGGCCGGCGTCATCGGCGGCTCCAACAACGGCGGCTACGACGACGACCAGGGCTCCTACATCCACGTGCCGCACGACCACATCGCCTACCGCTACGAGGTGCTGAAGGTGATCGGCAAGGGCAGCTTCGGCCAGGTGGTGAAGGCCTATGACCACAAGACGCAGCAGCATGTGGCCCTCAAGATGGTGCGCAACGAGAAGCGCTTCCACCGTCAGGCGGCCGAGGAGATCCGCATCCTGGAGCACCTGCGCAAGCAGGACAAGGACGCGGCCATGAACGTCATCCACATGCTGGAGAACTTCACATTCCGCAACCACATCTGCATGACCTTCGAGCTGCTCAGCATGAACCTCTACGAGCTCATCAAGAAGAACAAGTTCCAGGGCTTCAGCCTGCCGCTGGTGCGCAAGTTCGCCCACTCCATCCTGCAGTGCCTGGACTCGCTGCACAAGAACCGCATCATCCACTGCGACCTGAAGCCCGAGAACATCCTGCTCAAGCAGCAGGGCCGCAGCGGCATCAAGGTGATCGACTTCGGCTCCAGCTGCTACGAGCACCAGCGCGTCTACACCTACATCCAGTCCCGCTTCTACCGGGCCCCCGAGGTGATCCTGGGCGCCCGCTACGGCATGCCCATCGACATGTGGAGTCTAGGGTGCATCCTGGCGGAGCTGCTGACAGGGTACCCCCTCCTGCCGGGGGAGGATGAAGGGGACCAGCTGGCCTGCGTCATCGAGCTCCTGGGCATGCCCTCCCAGAAGCTGCTGGACGGATCCAAAAGAGCCAAAAATTTCGTCAGCTCCAAGGGTTACCCCCGGTACTGCACCGTCACCACCCTGCCGGACGGCTCGGTGGCGCTGACGGGGGGGCGGTCGCGCAGGGGCAAGCTGAGGGGCCCCCCGGGGAGCAAGGACTGGGTCACGGCCCTCAAGGGCTGCGACGACCCGCTCTTCCTGGACTTCCTCAAGCAGTGCCTGGAGTGGGACCCCGCCCTGCGCATGACCCCCAGCCAGGCCCTGCGGCACCCGTGGCTCCGCAGACGCCTGCCCAAACCTCCCGCGGGGGAGAAGACCACCTCCGTCAAGCGCATCACAGAGGGCTCCGGTGCTATAACCTCCATTTCCAAATTACCTCCGACCTCGGGTTCAGCCTCCAAGCTGAGGACTAATTTGGTGCAAATGACTGACGCCAACGGGAATATCCAGCAAAGGACAGTGTTGCCAAAACTAGTCAGTTGA